In one Shewanella loihica PV-4 genomic region, the following are encoded:
- a CDS encoding 4Fe-4S dicluster domain-containing protein → MLDRRRTLKLLAGGAIATTGMMFIPADPVIADIRRQGKKRLAMVIDLGRCNGCKACVVSCGIENGNLPDEHRTQVPQHSVDLNGKQYVFNMPILCNNCDRPSCVSVCPTGATFKREQDGIVVVDSELCIGCNYCIQACPYDGVRFTHSATGTVDKCNFCIQRTSRGLLPACVETCTGGARVFGDINDPESEVSRLIRQHRPLVLQAGKQTSPNVFYIGLTQDESDRAYSINSPQTWQR, encoded by the coding sequence ATGTTAGATAGAAGAAGAACACTCAAACTCCTGGCTGGCGGCGCCATCGCAACCACAGGCATGATGTTTATCCCCGCCGATCCTGTGATCGCCGATATTCGTCGTCAGGGTAAGAAGCGTCTGGCCATGGTGATCGATCTCGGTCGCTGCAACGGTTGCAAGGCCTGTGTGGTCTCCTGTGGTATAGAGAACGGCAACCTGCCTGACGAGCATAGAACCCAGGTGCCGCAACACAGCGTGGATCTGAATGGCAAGCAGTATGTGTTTAACATGCCGATCCTCTGCAACAACTGCGACAGGCCCTCCTGCGTGTCTGTCTGCCCGACGGGCGCCACCTTCAAGCGCGAGCAGGACGGCATAGTGGTGGTGGACTCAGAGCTGTGTATCGGTTGTAACTACTGCATCCAGGCTTGCCCCTACGATGGGGTGCGTTTCACCCATTCAGCCACGGGCACCGTGGATAAATGTAACTTCTGTATTCAGCGAACCAGCCGCGGCTTGCTGCCTGCCTGTGTCGAGACCTGTACCGGTGGTGCCCGTGTCTTTGGTGACATTAACGACCCCGAGAGCGAGGTCTCCAGGCTGATACGTCAGCACAGGCCGCTGGTGTTGCAGGCCGGTAAGCAAACCTCCCCCAATGTGTTCTATATCGGCTTGACCCAAGACGAGAGCGACAGGGCATACAGTATCAATTCTCCCCAAACCTGGCAGAGGTAG
- the nrfD gene encoding NrfD/PsrC family molybdoenzyme membrane anchor subunit, whose product MSEVHWGLLVAAYLFLAGAGAGALFISGALVLSEKVVHAHHWSTAKFSAIAGLLLLMLGTGMIVFDLTSFQYGIFNGDMSKLLRFYRLFMTFEPSSMMSIGTWLLTLAIIFALLFCFSFKRRNQETFTSRGYALINLILAICVASYTALLIGDIKHNIVWSNSILVVIFLVSAISSGAAVVLIVKTWLKQSDPHHHFAKADSMVMLIELFVLGIFVYAIANVSKFYGLDNLLGMATSAGKIWWLGAVVVGLLLPLLLNLTSIMGRVGVSHAKEYGIAALTLVGAFCLRYSVLLAGQSY is encoded by the coding sequence ATGAGCGAAGTGCATTGGGGGCTGTTGGTGGCAGCCTATCTGTTCTTGGCCGGTGCGGGAGCGGGGGCCTTGTTTATCAGTGGCGCCCTGGTTCTGTCCGAAAAGGTGGTTCACGCCCACCACTGGTCGACCGCGAAGTTTAGCGCCATCGCGGGCCTGTTACTCTTGATGTTGGGCACTGGGATGATCGTCTTCGATCTGACCTCGTTCCAGTACGGCATCTTCAATGGCGACATGAGTAAGCTGCTGCGCTTCTATCGCCTGTTTATGACCTTCGAGCCCAGCTCCATGATGAGCATAGGTACCTGGCTGCTGACCCTGGCGATCATCTTCGCGCTGCTGTTTTGCTTCTCCTTCAAGCGGCGTAATCAGGAGACCTTTACCAGCCGTGGCTATGCGCTGATCAATCTGATCCTCGCGATCTGCGTCGCCTCCTATACGGCACTGCTGATCGGTGACATCAAGCACAACATAGTTTGGTCTAACAGCATCTTGGTGGTGATCTTCCTAGTGTCTGCCATCTCGTCAGGCGCCGCCGTGGTGCTGATCGTCAAGACCTGGCTAAAGCAGAGCGACCCACATCATCACTTCGCCAAGGCAGATTCCATGGTGATGCTCATCGAGCTGTTTGTACTGGGTATCTTCGTCTACGCCATCGCCAATGTGAGCAAGTTCTATGGCCTGGATAACCTGCTGGGGATGGCGACATCGGCCGGTAAGATCTGGTGGCTCGGCGCCGTAGTGGTTGGCCTGTTGCTGCCACTGCTACTCAACCTTACCTCTATCATGGGCAGAGTCGGCGTGTCTCACGCTAAGGAGTATGGTATCGCCGCACTCACCTTAGTCGGCGCCTTCTGCTTACGTTATTCGGTGTTACTGGCCGGTCAGTCTTATTAG
- a CDS encoding TorF family putative porin, translated as MNKIILSSCALAIACTMSQPLAAEESQFAASGVLMGLSNYLWRGQTISDNKPTLQGDLMVEHESGFYLGTSFETYRYEDEGSIYNDYEIDYYGGYYQMVTEDLGLGFNAMKYTYGAGGYSVEYAVSIDYKALNLTVNYDQDVEAWYTEVNYGLDLFNESQLVAHVGLFTDAENYGYLDNGKVADSIYDVGLRYRYPLLSQLDLMLEASYQEFEHDHYMIGLAYNF; from the coding sequence ATGAATAAGATAATACTCTCCTCTTGCGCCTTAGCCATCGCCTGCACCATGAGCCAACCACTAGCGGCCGAAGAAAGTCAATTCGCCGCCTCAGGCGTACTCATGGGCCTCAGCAACTACCTATGGCGCGGCCAAACCATCAGCGACAACAAGCCCACCCTGCAGGGCGACCTCATGGTGGAACATGAAAGCGGCTTCTATCTGGGGACCTCATTCGAGACCTATCGATATGAAGACGAAGGCAGTATCTACAACGATTATGAGATAGATTACTACGGCGGCTACTACCAGATGGTCACCGAGGATCTGGGCCTGGGTTTCAATGCCATGAAATACACCTATGGGGCCGGTGGCTACAGCGTCGAGTATGCAGTAAGCATCGACTACAAGGCCCTCAATCTGACGGTGAACTACGATCAGGATGTGGAAGCTTGGTATACCGAGGTTAACTATGGCTTAGATCTGTTTAACGAGAGTCAACTGGTCGCGCACGTGGGCCTGTTTACCGATGCGGAAAACTATGGCTATCTCGACAATGGCAAGGTGGCCGATAGCATCTACGATGTTGGATTGCGCTATCGCTACCCACTGCTATCTCAGTTGGATCTCATGCTAGAGGCCAGCTACCAGGAGTTCGAACACGACCACTATATGATAGGTCTCGCCTACAACTTCTAG
- a CDS encoding DUF3149 domain-containing protein, with translation MAFWLDLMFGNPIGLLSMIVIFTTIGIMSYIMWLFISKSKPE, from the coding sequence ATGGCATTTTGGTTAGATTTAATGTTCGGTAACCCCATTGGCCTGCTATCTATGATAGTGATCTTCACCACCATTGGCATAATGTCATACATCATGTGGTTGTTTATCTCGAAGTCGAAACCAGAATAG
- a CDS encoding superinfection exclusion B family protein — translation MEKVNLMLFKQTSPKQVIFNLMLWLTLISAALLFAPTSLMQTLRLELLVNQYAHFIGLGLIVGAAYLLTQVTNYFLDEAIKHLKGKRTKETIEKKVRLLDPTERALLREFFLQGETVLTLPENEAAVQSLLQANILQYLGNKQQYAIHGPTADFKIAMEARSHLNRQVLRLPQGEPNQEQLQLLIKARPHFIHSVVPSRKHAA, via the coding sequence ATGGAAAAAGTAAATCTGATGCTGTTTAAACAGACGAGTCCCAAACAAGTGATCTTTAATTTGATGTTGTGGCTGACCCTGATCAGCGCCGCCTTACTCTTTGCACCCACCTCCTTGATGCAGACCCTGAGGTTAGAGCTGCTGGTTAACCAGTATGCCCACTTCATCGGCCTAGGGCTGATTGTCGGCGCCGCCTATCTGCTGACTCAGGTGACCAACTATTTTCTCGACGAGGCGATTAAGCACCTAAAGGGCAAGCGCACCAAGGAGACGATCGAGAAGAAGGTGAGGTTGCTGGATCCCACAGAGCGCGCCCTGCTGCGAGAGTTCTTCCTGCAAGGGGAGACGGTACTGACCCTGCCGGAAAATGAGGCCGCGGTGCAGAGCCTGCTGCAGGCCAACATCTTGCAGTATCTGGGCAACAAGCAGCAGTACGCCATCCACGGGCCGACGGCAGATTTTAAGATCGCTATGGAGGCGAGATCCCATCTCAACCGCCAGGTGTTGCGTCTGCCACAGGGCGAGCCTAATCAAGAGCAGCTACAGCTGCTGATCAAGGCCAGACCCCACTTTATCCACAGTGTGGTGCCGAGCCGGAAGCACGCCGCCTAA
- a CDS encoding sensor histidine kinase, which translates to MANHTAQLLKSPIGRKLTLSIILFSSLITLLTTGFQLINDYRSDVNRITRQFDSIEKVNLDVLAASIWVIDERLINTQIDGLIQLPDITYIEIDDDSGQHWQAGTATPENTIERSFKLVYSSGNENIDVGTLLVQADLRVVYEKLLDRAIVILLSNAIKTFIVAGFILFLVWYLVTRHLHKLSDYSQNINLEGEFEPLVFVKDSHKNDEFWLVAEAINKMQQQLRRSFDDIKASKLELQEALADRERLLELERSYKDELARQVKERTQELEQSLLVLKRAQQVLVEQEKMAALGGLVSGVAHEINTPIGICLTAASTQLIHIEELIKLIHSENATLEEINAILEEYQQSCELIISNITRASSLIQKFKTIAAEQSLEDKRSINLKQGLEEHHESMRFIYGDKLAEVEYRVDPDLNILTNLSLFKQIVTNLFSNAYAHGFKGRSQGKIRIDAEVDAGMLKICIQDDGPGIDSEATGHIFEPFYTTTRSEGGTGLGLSAAFNAVTLLQGNIRYRDDGELGGACFEVSFPVEVLDNQAVELNLSNPSGF; encoded by the coding sequence ATGGCAAACCACACAGCGCAGCTACTCAAGAGTCCCATCGGCAGAAAACTCACCCTGTCGATCATCCTCTTTAGTTCCTTGATCACCCTGCTCACCACGGGCTTTCAGCTGATCAACGACTATCGTAGCGACGTCAACCGCATCACCCGCCAATTCGACAGCATAGAGAAGGTCAATCTCGACGTGCTGGCGGCCAGCATCTGGGTGATCGACGAGCGGCTGATCAACACCCAGATAGATGGCCTCATCCAACTGCCGGACATCACCTATATTGAGATAGACGACGACAGTGGCCAGCATTGGCAGGCGGGCACGGCCACGCCGGAGAACACCATAGAGCGCAGCTTCAAGTTGGTCTACAGCTCGGGCAACGAGAATATCGATGTGGGTACCCTGCTGGTGCAGGCAGATCTTAGGGTGGTGTATGAGAAACTGCTGGATCGCGCCATCGTCATACTGCTCTCCAACGCCATCAAGACCTTCATCGTGGCCGGCTTCATCCTCTTCCTGGTCTGGTATCTGGTGACTCGCCACCTGCATAAGCTCAGCGACTATAGCCAAAACATCAACCTGGAAGGCGAGTTCGAGCCCCTGGTATTCGTCAAGGACAGCCATAAGAATGACGAGTTCTGGTTGGTTGCCGAGGCGATAAATAAGATGCAGCAGCAACTCAGACGCTCCTTCGACGACATCAAGGCCTCCAAACTGGAGCTACAGGAAGCCCTGGCGGATCGCGAGCGCTTACTGGAGCTGGAACGTAGCTACAAGGATGAGCTGGCCCGCCAGGTGAAGGAACGCACCCAGGAGCTGGAACAGTCCCTCTTAGTGCTCAAGCGTGCCCAGCAGGTGTTGGTCGAGCAGGAGAAGATGGCGGCCCTCGGCGGCCTGGTCTCTGGCGTGGCCCACGAGATCAACACCCCCATAGGCATCTGTCTCACCGCCGCCAGCACTCAGCTGATCCATATCGAGGAGTTGATCAAACTGATCCACAGCGAGAACGCGACCCTGGAGGAGATCAACGCCATCCTGGAAGAGTACCAGCAGAGCTGTGAGCTGATCATCAGCAACATCACCCGTGCCAGCAGCCTGATCCAGAAGTTCAAGACCATAGCGGCCGAGCAGAGCCTGGAAGATAAGCGCAGCATCAACCTCAAACAGGGGCTAGAGGAGCACCACGAGTCGATGCGATTTATCTACGGCGATAAGCTTGCCGAGGTGGAGTATCGGGTCGATCCCGACCTCAACATACTCACCAACCTGAGCCTATTTAAGCAGATAGTCACTAACCTCTTCTCCAACGCCTATGCCCATGGCTTCAAGGGCCGCAGTCAGGGGAAAATCAGGATAGATGCCGAGGTGGACGCGGGAATGCTCAAGATCTGTATTCAGGACGATGGACCGGGGATCGACAGCGAGGCTACCGGCCATATCTTCGAGCCCTTCTATACCACCACGCGATCTGAAGGCGGCACGGGCCTAGGCCTCTCCGCCGCCTTCAACGCCGTCACCCTGCTCCAAGGCAATATTCGCTATCGCGACGACGGCGAGCTGGGCGGGGCCTGTTTCGAGGTGAGCTTCCCGGTGGAGGTACTGGACAATCAGGCCGTCGAGCTCAACCTCTCCAACCCATCGGGCTTTTAA
- the pepT gene encoding peptidase T, which translates to MKQALLNRFLRYVQFDTQSDGSQSCCPSTQGQMALADQLREELIKLGFSQVALSATGYLTALVPATVEGVPPIGFIAHLDTAPDFSGANVRPQLIENYDGGDISLGAQHRLSPEEFPELDHYLGQTLITTDGSSLLGADDKAGIAEIITALSTLLQDPDSRHGDIYLCFTPDEEIGRGADKFDFDAFKAEWAYTVDGGELGGLEFENFNGATAVVTAKGNNCHPGSAYGVMVNAQTMAARFHAKMPLGDTPENSLDYAGFFHLIEMKGVTEEAQLTYLIRDFDLDQFEQRKRWLVERVEACDAQLQQGSLSVSITDSYYNMRDQLIPHPHIVEIAKQAMTDLGITPKIKPIRGGTDGSRLSYMGLPCPNLFTGGHNFHGKHEFICLESMVKATEVIMAICQLTAKQLKA; encoded by the coding sequence ATGAAACAGGCCCTGTTAAATCGATTCTTACGCTATGTGCAATTTGATACTCAGTCTGACGGGAGCCAAAGCTGCTGCCCCAGTACCCAGGGGCAGATGGCGCTGGCGGATCAACTCAGAGAGGAGCTGATCAAGTTAGGCTTCAGTCAGGTAGCGCTTTCCGCTACTGGCTATCTGACGGCCCTGGTGCCCGCGACAGTTGAAGGGGTTCCACCCATCGGCTTTATCGCCCACCTAGACACGGCGCCCGACTTTAGCGGTGCCAATGTTCGTCCTCAGCTGATCGAGAACTATGATGGCGGCGATATTTCCCTCGGCGCGCAGCATAGACTCTCCCCCGAGGAGTTTCCCGAGTTAGATCACTACCTGGGACAGACGTTGATCACCACAGATGGCAGTAGTCTGCTGGGCGCCGACGACAAGGCGGGGATCGCCGAGATCATCACAGCGCTATCGACCCTTCTGCAAGATCCCGACAGTCGCCATGGCGATATCTATCTCTGTTTCACGCCGGATGAGGAGATAGGGCGCGGCGCCGATAAGTTTGACTTCGACGCCTTCAAGGCCGAGTGGGCCTACACGGTAGATGGCGGCGAGCTAGGTGGGCTGGAGTTCGAAAACTTCAACGGCGCCACGGCCGTGGTGACCGCCAAGGGCAACAACTGTCACCCGGGTTCGGCCTACGGCGTCATGGTCAACGCCCAGACCATGGCGGCGCGTTTTCATGCCAAGATGCCCCTCGGTGATACCCCGGAGAACAGCCTGGATTACGCCGGATTCTTCCATCTTATTGAGATGAAGGGGGTGACCGAAGAGGCGCAGCTCACCTATCTGATCCGCGATTTCGACCTTGACCAGTTTGAGCAGCGCAAGCGTTGGCTTGTCGAGCGGGTCGAGGCCTGCGATGCTCAGCTGCAGCAGGGCTCATTAAGCGTCAGCATCACAGACAGCTACTACAATATGCGCGATCAGCTGATCCCCCATCCCCATATCGTCGAGATCGCCAAGCAGGCGATGACTGACCTTGGTATTACTCCCAAGATCAAACCTATCCGCGGCGGCACCGATGGCAGTCGTCTCTCCTACATGGGGCTGCCTTGTCCTAATCTGTTTACCGGTGGCCATAACTTCCATGGCAAGCATGAGTTTATCTGCCTGGAATCTATGGTGAAGGCGACCGAGGTGATCATGGCGATCTGTCAGCTGACGGCCAAGCAGCTGAAAGCCTGA
- the tcdA gene encoding tRNA cyclic N6-threonylcarbamoyladenosine(37) synthase TcdA translates to MSQPELSDAYLNRFAGIGRLYGAKALTRFAQSHVAVVGIGGVGTWVAEALARSGIGEITLIDLDDICVTNTNRQLHALKETIGESKVAVMAERIMQINPECRVNQVEDFITTDNLNDYFTGRKQGGSLDYVVDCIDAVKPKAALIAHCKRQKLPIVTVGGAGGQTDPTQIQVADLAKTYQDPLLAKVRNLLRREYNFSKNVQRRFSIEAVFSTEQLVYPQSDGSVCNVKATAEGSMRMDCTSGFGAVTVVTGSFGFTAVSRVLTKLAAKA, encoded by the coding sequence TTGAGCCAACCTGAACTCTCTGACGCCTATCTCAATCGCTTTGCCGGCATTGGCCGCCTATATGGCGCCAAGGCACTGACCCGATTTGCGCAGTCCCATGTGGCTGTGGTCGGCATAGGCGGGGTAGGTACCTGGGTAGCCGAGGCACTGGCCCGTAGCGGCATAGGCGAGATCACCCTGATCGATCTCGACGATATCTGTGTCACCAACACCAACCGCCAGCTGCACGCCCTCAAGGAGACGATAGGCGAGTCTAAGGTGGCGGTGATGGCCGAGCGTATCATGCAGATCAACCCCGAGTGCCGGGTCAATCAGGTGGAAGATTTCATCACCACAGATAACCTGAATGACTATTTTACCGGTCGTAAGCAGGGCGGTAGCCTGGACTACGTGGTCGACTGTATCGATGCGGTCAAACCTAAGGCGGCATTGATCGCCCACTGTAAGCGCCAGAAACTGCCGATAGTGACGGTAGGCGGCGCCGGCGGTCAGACAGATCCCACTCAGATCCAGGTGGCGGATCTGGCCAAGACCTATCAAGATCCTCTGCTGGCCAAGGTGCGTAATCTGCTGCGCCGCGAATACAATTTCTCTAAGAATGTGCAGCGCCGTTTCAGTATCGAGGCTGTGTTCTCCACCGAGCAGCTGGTCTATCCCCAGTCCGATGGCAGCGTCTGCAACGTCAAGGCCACGGCCGAGGGCAGCATGCGCATGGACTGTACCTCTGGCTTTGGCGCCGTCACAGTGGTGACAGGTAGCTTCGGCTTTACCGCCGTGAGCCGGGTGCTGACCAAGCTTGCCGCCAAGGCATAG
- a CDS encoding porin — protein sequence MKKSVLSASIFATLAATSFTALADGPQFYGRADLAFTHSDNGIATQNQKDGTIIENNFSWLGVKGSEKVADGLEVIYQMEFGVSNYDNSGNTFAARNTYLGLRSVIGTALVGRNDTVFKASEGGFDLFGNTNSDIDLLAAGQSRTADGITYYSPKIADLITLNATYLVEDNYVTYKDEKRVTPDNMYALSATLGDKALKAQNYYVAAAYNDNIDDVKAYRGVAQVKFGQVILGALYQNSEHVDSKYANLEGDTYFINAAYVMGNLKLKAMYGKDDSGLGKYVKRYVGGSDGAGMETVSDVDLQQFSIGADYRISKSTLFYGHYTKYDGDLKLAGMKQDLGDDIVTIGMRFDF from the coding sequence ATGAAAAAATCTGTTCTATCGGCAAGCATTTTCGCCACCCTCGCAGCCACCTCATTCACCGCGCTCGCCGACGGTCCTCAGTTCTATGGCCGTGCCGATCTTGCCTTCACTCACTCGGATAATGGCATCGCCACTCAAAACCAGAAAGATGGCACCATCATAGAAAACAACTTCTCTTGGTTAGGGGTGAAGGGCAGCGAAAAAGTCGCCGACGGCCTGGAAGTGATCTACCAGATGGAATTTGGTGTCAGCAACTATGACAACTCAGGCAACACCTTTGCCGCGCGTAACACCTACCTGGGGCTAAGAAGCGTCATAGGTACCGCCCTTGTGGGTCGTAACGACACCGTATTTAAGGCATCCGAAGGTGGCTTCGACCTCTTTGGTAACACCAACTCAGATATCGATCTGCTGGCCGCCGGTCAGTCGCGTACCGCAGACGGTATCACCTACTACTCGCCTAAGATCGCCGATCTCATCACATTAAATGCCACCTACCTGGTGGAAGACAACTATGTGACTTATAAAGACGAGAAACGTGTGACGCCAGATAACATGTATGCCCTCAGCGCCACCTTAGGTGATAAGGCGCTCAAGGCGCAGAACTACTATGTTGCCGCGGCCTACAACGACAACATCGATGACGTGAAAGCCTATCGCGGCGTGGCACAGGTTAAATTTGGCCAGGTGATTCTGGGCGCCCTGTATCAGAACAGTGAACATGTGGACAGCAAGTACGCCAACCTAGAAGGCGATACCTACTTTATCAACGCCGCCTATGTGATGGGTAACCTGAAGCTTAAGGCGATGTACGGTAAGGACGATTCGGGTCTGGGCAAGTATGTGAAGCGTTATGTGGGTGGTAGCGATGGCGCGGGCATGGAAACCGTGTCAGACGTAGATCTACAACAGTTCAGCATAGGTGCCGACTACCGCATCAGCAAGAGCACACTATTTTATGGTCACTACACTAAATATGATGGTGACCTGAAACTGGCTGGCATGAAGCAAGATCTGGGTGACGACATAGTCACCATAGGCATGCGCTTCGACTTCTAA
- a CDS encoding DUF5676 family membrane protein, which yields MKLNETAFAFACALAFALIWIVCSLLVVAMPMMMSDMTGHMLHTNWQTMGWQMNFSGFVLGGIVWALVAGLVGWLIAIFYNRFSTSD from the coding sequence ATGAAATTAAATGAAACGGCATTTGCCTTTGCCTGTGCACTTGCCTTCGCCTTAATCTGGATAGTCTGTTCCCTCTTGGTGGTGGCTATGCCCATGATGATGTCTGACATGACGGGGCACATGCTACATACCAACTGGCAAACCATGGGGTGGCAGATGAACTTCAGTGGATTTGTGCTTGGGGGCATAGTCTGGGCACTGGTTGCCGGTCTAGTCGGATGGTTAATCGCGATCTTTTACAATCGATTTTCCACCAGTGACTGA
- a CDS encoding c-type cytochrome has product MASRVTIFAKSLLIVGLLGVVMLAGYLYSGLYPIGADTPHNKLTFWALETLRENSVARAAKAIQVPADLGTPSRLLAGGPDYNEMCSGCHLRPGRTQSDFTQGLYPSPPNLSRLKAGEEDIAQRRKEHFWIIKHGIKASGMPAWGPTHDDERIWNMVAFLERLPELSSEQYQILTARGEQDSGGHH; this is encoded by the coding sequence ATGGCATCGAGAGTAACGATTTTTGCCAAGAGTCTGTTGATAGTCGGGCTGTTGGGCGTGGTGATGTTGGCAGGGTACCTGTACTCGGGTCTTTATCCCATTGGTGCAGATACGCCGCACAACAAGTTGACCTTTTGGGCATTGGAGACCCTGAGAGAAAACTCGGTGGCGCGCGCGGCAAAAGCGATCCAAGTCCCTGCCGACTTAGGAACGCCCTCACGACTGTTAGCGGGTGGTCCCGATTACAATGAGATGTGTTCTGGGTGTCATCTCAGGCCGGGGCGGACTCAGAGTGATTTCACTCAGGGGCTTTATCCCTCGCCGCCCAACCTGAGTCGCCTAAAGGCGGGTGAAGAGGATATTGCTCAAAGACGTAAAGAGCACTTTTGGATCATCAAACATGGCATCAAGGCCTCTGGAATGCCTGCCTGGGGGCCGACCCATGATGATGAGCGGATCTGGAACATGGTGGCCTTCCTGGAGCGATTGCCCGAGCTATCTTCGGAGCAGTATCAGATCCTGACGGCAAGAGGGGAGCAAGACAGCGGCGGTCATCACTGA
- a CDS encoding copper resistance protein B, with product MLARMKTASMPAMAEMQMQGGDAPADSRDPHAYSGGYSLSNGPYALPESQRIRMADEAAFWAVMGERLEYDNDDNIAFDLSAWYGGTYDRIWLKLEGDYSQDGLEETQAELLWGHAISSYFDFQLGTRFDYYAEGQNRQWLAVGVQGLAPYWFELDLTAYLGEQGRSALSLQVEYEWLLTQRLILQPRVELTLYGKDDPQNSIGSGLSDASLGLRLRYEFSRQFAPYVGIERRETFGATADYLEAAGESAGDTRVLAGIRFWF from the coding sequence ATGTTAGCAAGGATGAAAACCGCTTCAATGCCTGCCATGGCAGAGATGCAGATGCAGGGTGGCGATGCACCAGCTGATAGCCGCGATCCCCATGCCTATTCAGGGGGATACAGCCTGAGTAATGGTCCCTATGCCCTGCCCGAATCACAACGGATTCGGATGGCGGACGAAGCTGCCTTTTGGGCGGTCATGGGTGAACGTCTTGAATACGATAACGATGACAATATCGCCTTCGATCTATCGGCTTGGTACGGCGGAACCTACGACCGTATATGGCTGAAGTTAGAGGGAGATTATAGCCAAGATGGACTCGAGGAAACTCAAGCAGAGTTGCTCTGGGGACATGCCATCAGCAGCTACTTCGACTTTCAGCTGGGGACACGCTTTGACTACTACGCAGAAGGTCAGAACCGTCAATGGCTGGCCGTTGGCGTGCAGGGGCTCGCTCCCTACTGGTTCGAGTTGGATCTGACCGCTTATCTGGGAGAGCAGGGGCGCAGTGCCTTGAGTCTGCAGGTCGAGTATGAGTGGCTGCTGACTCAGCGGTTGATCTTACAACCCCGCGTCGAGCTGACCCTATATGGCAAGGATGATCCGCAAAACAGCATAGGCAGTGGTCTATCCGATGCCAGTCTTGGCCTCAGATTACGTTATGAGTTTTCTCGTCAATTCGCACCTTATGTGGGTATCGAGCGCAGAGAAACATTCGGCGCAACCGCCGATTATCTTGAAGCGGCCGGAGAATCGGCTGGAGACACCCGTGTACTGGCGGGTATTCGATTTTGGTTTTAA